One part of the Dyadobacter sp. 676 genome encodes these proteins:
- a CDS encoding glycosyltransferase, producing the protein MACWKREKSLRLICAGGGKFNDEELQLINKLGVASQVVQLPIDDQRLAALYSKALFFVFPSLYEGFGIPALEAFNCGCPTILSNVSSLPEVGQEAALYIDPENPGDMLNKCELFYYDRGLREEYRERGLRQAGKFSWEKVSRETLDIYQSAL; encoded by the coding sequence ATGGCTTGCTGGAAGCGGGAAAAGAGCCTAAGGCTGATCTGTGCGGGAGGTGGCAAATTTAACGACGAGGAACTGCAATTGATCAATAAATTGGGGGTAGCGAGCCAGGTGGTACAATTGCCCATCGATGACCAGCGCCTGGCGGCGCTTTATAGCAAAGCGCTTTTTTTTGTTTTTCCAAGCTTGTACGAAGGCTTCGGCATTCCGGCACTCGAAGCATTCAATTGCGGTTGCCCGACGATACTGAGCAATGTGAGTTCGTTGCCGGAGGTCGGCCAGGAGGCGGCGTTATACATCGACCCCGAAAACCCGGGGGATATGCTGAACAAATGCGAGTTGTTTTATTATGACCGGGGGCTGCGCGAGGAATATCGCGAGAGAGGCCTCAGGCAGGCCGGGAAGTTCTCCTGGGAGAAGGTATCGCGCGAGACGTTGGACATTTATCAGTCGGCCCTATGA
- a CDS encoding sensor histidine kinase, translating to MKIRSRFNLLDPTPLQRVLLHVLFWLLLLGLRFYLTLISFNVYSGFPVEYLLVSALLNTSLIAAAFYVIVGPVTVLVKKRRKFAVVLSMVAILFCYTVLDAAAEQLIVRSCGNCLSVLKESQAGYYELLQSGLINIVLKRLLSMGTPFFLLLTLSIPLCIKLALAGWRSQVKALELAKNNAELESAFLKSQINPHFLFNSLNNIYGLILREETQLSAELVARLSALLRYMLYETGHNRLAIGMELGLLKDYIELERIRLNDTLVTTRIHTDSSEYIMPPLLLIPLVENAFKFCPDEPGAYIRFSLDVERGHLRATLDNTASPGTVRREGEGIGLPNLRKRLDLYYPGRYRYEAAEEGGIYRVKLFIDIL from the coding sequence ATGAAAATCCGGAGCCGATTCAATTTGCTTGACCCTACGCCGTTGCAGCGGGTGCTCCTGCATGTGTTGTTCTGGCTGTTGCTTTTGGGTCTGCGCTTTTATCTGACCCTGATCAGTTTCAATGTTTACTCGGGATTTCCGGTCGAATATTTGCTGGTGTCCGCTCTGCTGAACACCAGCCTGATTGCCGCCGCCTTTTACGTAATCGTGGGGCCGGTTACCGTGCTGGTCAAAAAACGCAGGAAGTTTGCCGTGGTGCTGAGTATGGTGGCGATACTCTTTTGCTACACGGTTCTGGATGCGGCTGCGGAGCAATTGATCGTCCGGTCCTGCGGAAATTGCCTTTCCGTTCTGAAAGAAAGCCAGGCCGGATATTACGAATTGCTCCAATCCGGCTTGATCAACATCGTGTTGAAGCGGTTGTTGAGCATGGGAACTCCTTTTTTTCTGTTGCTTACACTAAGCATTCCGCTATGCATCAAACTGGCGCTGGCCGGCTGGCGCAGTCAGGTTAAGGCATTGGAGCTCGCCAAAAACAATGCCGAACTTGAATCCGCTTTTCTTAAATCCCAGATCAATCCGCATTTTTTGTTCAATTCCCTGAACAATATCTACGGCCTTATTTTGCGGGAAGAAACACAACTGTCTGCGGAACTGGTAGCGCGATTGTCCGCATTGCTACGCTATATGCTTTACGAAACGGGGCACAACCGGCTGGCAATCGGCATGGAGCTCGGGTTGTTGAAGGACTACATCGAATTGGAACGGATAAGACTCAATGATACATTGGTAACAACCCGCATCCACACCGATTCTTCCGAATATATCATGCCTCCGTTGTTGCTGATACCGCTGGTCGAGAATGCATTTAAATTTTGTCCGGATGAACCCGGCGCTTACATCCGCTTTTCGCTCGATGTGGAGCGGGGACACCTGCGGGCAACGCTGGACAACACGGCGAGCCCCGGCACGGTGAGGCGGGAAGGAGAGGGGATCGGGTTACCAAATCTCAGGAAGCGCCTCGACCTTTATTATCCCGGACGGTACCGCTACGAGGCCGCCGAGGAAGGAGGTATTTATCGCGTTAAATTGTTCATCGATATCCTATGA
- a CDS encoding glycosyltransferase, whose product MKILYDHQIYNNQNYGGISRYFYELSKGLTLLGNDCQNTIYFSENEFTKDRRMYDSRQFLPFKFKGRWAVKERLNRFVSERFIQKGDYDIFHPTYYDTYFLNGKLPNRPFVVTFYDLIHEKFSDRYPTLLTNMDKVISNREILLKRASRVIAISQSTKRDIVDYYGVAEDRIQVTHLASSFFARPDGTDENWGDYILFVGNRLGYKNFALFFEAIHGLLEAGKEPKADLCGRWQI is encoded by the coding sequence ATGAAAATTCTCTACGATCATCAGATATACAATAATCAGAATTACGGCGGGATTTCCCGGTATTTTTATGAACTCTCCAAAGGGTTAACTTTACTCGGCAATGATTGCCAAAACACTATTTACTTTTCAGAGAACGAGTTTACAAAAGATCGGAGAATGTACGATTCCCGGCAGTTCCTTCCTTTTAAATTCAAAGGGCGCTGGGCGGTGAAAGAACGGCTCAACCGGTTCGTTTCGGAACGCTTTATACAAAAAGGCGATTACGATATTTTTCATCCAACCTATTACGATACTTATTTTTTGAACGGGAAACTGCCGAACAGGCCGTTTGTCGTTACTTTTTATGATCTGATTCATGAGAAGTTTTCGGACCGCTATCCGACGCTTCTTACCAATATGGACAAGGTCATTTCAAATAGAGAAATATTGTTAAAAAGGGCATCCAGGGTCATCGCTATATCGCAAAGCACAAAGCGGGATATCGTTGATTACTATGGCGTTGCGGAGGACCGCATTCAGGTAACGCATTTGGCAAGTTCGTTTTTCGCCCGCCCGGACGGGACCGACGAAAACTGGGGAGATTATATTCTTTTTGTAGGAAACAGGCTGGGTTACAAGAACTTCGCCCTGTTTTTCGAGGCCATACATGGCTTGCTGGAAGCGGGAAAAGAGCCTAAGGCTGATCTGTGCGGGAGGTGGCAAATTTAA
- a CDS encoding GDP-mannose 4,6-dehydratase: MKVAIITGISGQDGAYLAQLLLSKGYKVVGVVRDLNRKLHGLEYLGIRDQVTLELCDLWEQASILRLLVKYKPDEIYNLAAQSSVGLSFEYPIETIKFNFVSVLNFLEAIRLHDKNTRFYQASSSEMYGMVSDLPVRINSPMHPLSPYAISKASAFWMIVNYREAYKLHCCTGVLFNHESYLRSSNFFVKKVIVEAIKMTSNPDMVLRVGNLHVRRDFGYSPKYVEAMWLMQQNPVAKDYVICSGTSILLEDIVHHIFHRLGLDTGKIVVDKNLSRLTDIEDIYGDNREAVSDLGWDYNLDFYQVLDMLIDEEIRNTPDAQHLAARLSEGPAGHFFH, encoded by the coding sequence ATGAAAGTCGCTATTATAACAGGAATATCGGGACAGGACGGGGCGTATCTTGCGCAGCTGCTGCTCTCGAAGGGTTACAAGGTCGTCGGCGTTGTAAGGGACCTGAACCGGAAATTGCATGGGCTGGAATATCTCGGGATCCGCGACCAGGTTACGCTGGAATTGTGCGATCTGTGGGAGCAAGCCTCGATTTTAAGATTGCTGGTAAAATACAAGCCGGACGAGATATATAACCTGGCGGCACAAAGCTCCGTCGGGCTTTCTTTCGAGTACCCGATCGAAACCATCAAATTCAATTTCGTTTCGGTGCTGAATTTTCTGGAGGCGATCCGGCTGCATGACAAAAATACCAGGTTTTACCAGGCATCCAGTTCGGAGATGTACGGGATGGTGAGCGATTTGCCCGTCAGGATCAATTCGCCGATGCACCCGTTGAGCCCTTATGCCATCAGCAAAGCGTCGGCTTTCTGGATGATTGTGAATTACCGGGAAGCCTATAAGCTGCATTGCTGCACCGGCGTGCTTTTTAACCATGAATCCTATCTGAGGTCATCGAACTTTTTTGTAAAGAAAGTGATCGTCGAAGCCATTAAGATGACTTCGAATCCCGATATGGTGCTACGGGTCGGGAATCTGCATGTACGGCGCGACTTTGGTTATTCGCCTAAATATGTGGAGGCCATGTGGCTGATGCAGCAGAACCCGGTTGCGAAGGACTATGTCATCTGTTCGGGCACCAGCATTTTACTGGAAGATATTGTCCACCATATTTTTCACAGGCTGGGCCTGGATACCGGAAAGATCGTCGTCGATAAGAACCTCAGCCGGTTAACCGATATCGAAGATATTTACGGCGACAATCGGGAGGCGGTCAGCGACCTCGGCTGGGATTATAACCTCGATTTCTATCAGGTCCTCGACATGCTGATTGACGAGGAAATAAGAAATACCCCGGACGCTCAACATCTGGCCGCTCGCCTGTCGGAGGGCCCGGCGGGGCACTTTTTTCATTGA
- a CDS encoding class I SAM-dependent methyltransferase, with product MNEAYNSAITSLDIGLVGRNIGISKRLSSLILSHFDREGHFLDYGGGYGMLVRIMRDCGFDFHRFDTYCENIFARHFDLHDSSVRKFELLTAFELFEHLENPVEELEKMLEFSDSIFFSTELVPARKLTSARDWWYFTPETGQHIALYSERSLDTLARKFGCNFYTDGRTLHLITRRRINPSLFRLSLNPKVAQLVTKVRSQKSLLSNDFDFIRNSIRGNENSLRSSDIQ from the coding sequence TTGAATGAAGCCTATAACTCGGCAATTACATCGCTCGATATCGGGTTGGTCGGAAGGAACATCGGGATTTCCAAGCGGCTTTCCTCTTTGATTTTGTCCCATTTTGACAGGGAAGGGCATTTTCTCGACTATGGAGGAGGCTACGGAATGCTCGTGAGAATCATGAGGGATTGCGGGTTTGATTTTCACAGGTTCGATACCTATTGCGAAAATATTTTTGCGCGTCATTTCGATCTGCACGACAGTTCGGTCAGGAAATTTGAGCTCCTAACCGCTTTCGAGCTATTCGAACATCTCGAGAACCCGGTGGAAGAGCTGGAAAAAATGCTTGAGTTTTCGGATTCAATTTTCTTCTCGACGGAGCTGGTGCCGGCGCGTAAGCTCACATCCGCCCGTGACTGGTGGTATTTCACACCGGAAACCGGCCAGCACATTGCATTGTATTCAGAACGCTCGCTGGATACGCTTGCGCGGAAATTCGGATGTAATTTTTACACCGATGGTCGGACGCTTCACCTGATTACAAGGCGCAGGATCAATCCCTCACTGTTTCGCCTGTCGCTCAATCCGAAGGTTGCTCAGTTGGTTACAAAGGTTCGTAGTCAGAAATCGTTGCTTTCAAATGATTTCGATTTTATCAGAAACTCTATCCGTGGCAATGAAAATTCTCTACGATCATCAGATATACAATAA
- a CDS encoding type II CAAX endopeptidase family protein has product MKIILNDFPWTKVVLYFTVMGAAMQIAGLVPFLNDFWFFFLVSAADSWLLLRWEERKFAQLHLLPKTRRHWLQGLSGIFAGCGMLLATAAITLFLTGDGWQVNRDVDPVYIMVVFVSCLWSSVVQEFVFRGYPFQTMLDNYGTWKAQVAIAIPFGFMHVHAGMDFFSVLTTILTTGLGSVLFGMAYVKTKHLALPIGLHAGWNFVQALVPRAAAGNMGRSLVQISGDADRYNFANIVGPYIVVTLIAIAVLANLDASRKMKELF; this is encoded by the coding sequence GCAAATCGCGGGCCTGGTGCCGTTCCTGAACGATTTCTGGTTCTTTTTTCTGGTTTCCGCTGCGGACAGCTGGTTGCTCCTGCGATGGGAGGAACGAAAGTTCGCCCAACTCCATTTACTGCCCAAGACCCGGCGCCACTGGCTGCAGGGGTTATCCGGAATTTTTGCGGGCTGCGGGATGCTGCTTGCCACCGCCGCTATTACGCTGTTCCTGACAGGTGATGGCTGGCAGGTTAACCGCGACGTAGACCCGGTTTACATTATGGTCGTTTTTGTGAGCTGCCTGTGGTCTTCCGTTGTCCAGGAGTTTGTGTTCAGGGGATATCCCTTTCAAACGATGTTGGACAATTATGGCACCTGGAAAGCGCAGGTGGCAATAGCCATTCCGTTTGGGTTCATGCACGTGCATGCGGGGATGGATTTTTTTTCGGTTTTAACCACTATTCTCACAACAGGGCTCGGCTCCGTATTATTTGGAATGGCATATGTAAAAACGAAGCATCTTGCGTTGCCGATCGGTTTGCATGCGGGCTGGAACTTTGTTCAGGCGCTCGTTCCCCGCGCGGCCGCCGGTAACATGGGCCGGAGTTTGGTTCAGATATCCGGCGACGCGGACCGCTATAATTTCGCTAACATCGTAGGGCCGTATATCGTGGTGACGCTGATAGCGATTGCGGTGCTGGCCAACCTCGACGCCAGCCGAAAGATGAAGGAATTATTTTGA
- a CDS encoding response regulator transcription factor, with the protein MRKINCLVVDDEPIARDILKSHIGQLPGLHLQAMCKNAAEAYKALNGFPVDVLFLDIRMPVVTGTTFLRSLQKPPLVIFTTAYSEYAVEGFDLNAVDYLLKPVTFERFCQAVQKVRERIAGNDWPAARYEPASYLFIRQDTRLVKVDFDDICYIRGERDFCSIYLTNGKRMLAGSHLKLLNHALAPGQFMRVHRSYIVNLGKLRAIKGNMIEMCGTEIPIGSSFREELLRLLKI; encoded by the coding sequence ATGAGAAAAATCAACTGCCTTGTGGTGGACGACGAGCCCATCGCCCGTGATATCTTAAAATCGCATATCGGGCAGTTGCCGGGCCTGCATTTGCAGGCAATGTGCAAAAATGCCGCAGAGGCCTACAAGGCACTGAACGGGTTTCCGGTCGATGTGCTATTCCTGGACATACGGATGCCCGTGGTCACCGGCACAACATTCCTGCGTTCCCTGCAGAAGCCCCCGTTGGTTATTTTCACTACCGCTTATTCCGAATATGCGGTAGAGGGATTTGATTTGAATGCAGTCGACTACCTGTTGAAACCTGTCACTTTCGAGCGTTTTTGTCAGGCTGTACAAAAGGTGCGGGAGAGAATAGCCGGAAATGACTGGCCGGCGGCGCGCTACGAGCCCGCCTCGTACCTGTTTATCAGGCAGGACACCCGGTTGGTCAAAGTCGACTTCGACGACATATGCTACATTCGGGGCGAACGCGATTTTTGTTCCATTTACCTCACAAATGGCAAAAGAATGCTCGCTGGCTCGCATTTGAAACTATTGAACCATGCTTTGGCACCCGGCCAATTTATGCGGGTGCACCGGTCCTATATTGTAAACCTCGGCAAGCTGAGGGCGATCAAAGGCAATATGATCGAGATGTGCGGCACGGAAATACCGATAGGCAGCAGTTTCAGGGAAGAGCTCCTGAGACTCCTGAAAATATAA